One Gordonia mangrovi genomic region harbors:
- a CDS encoding acyl-CoA dehydrogenase family protein: MKRTVFEAEHEQLRQTAREFLTRECAPHVEKWEAAGQVDREAYAKAGEAGLLGFNIPEEFGGGGVDDDFRFNAVVVEEFARFGSAAPGLSLQNDVLVPYFLHLANDEQRKRWMPGMATGETILAVAMTEPGAGSDLAGIKTSAKLDGDHYILNGNKTFISAGINSDLVVVVCRTNPDPAAGHKAFSLLVVERDMEGFERGRKLDKMGLKAADTAELHFTDVRVPRENLLGEENKGFYHLMQNLPSERLSIAVGAIAGARAVFDETLQYVKDRKAFGKPIGTFQHNRFVVAEMSTELDIAEQYIDRCLQAVVDGELTAVDASKAKWWCTELAKRVIDQCVQLHGGYGYMNEYRVARAYTDSRIQTIFGGTTEIMKDIIGRDLGL, encoded by the coding sequence ATGAAACGCACCGTCTTCGAAGCCGAACACGAACAGCTCCGCCAGACCGCACGCGAGTTCCTGACCCGCGAGTGCGCACCGCACGTCGAGAAGTGGGAAGCCGCGGGACAGGTCGACCGCGAGGCATATGCCAAAGCGGGCGAGGCCGGATTGCTCGGTTTCAACATCCCCGAGGAGTTCGGCGGAGGCGGCGTGGACGACGACTTCCGATTCAACGCGGTCGTTGTCGAGGAGTTCGCGCGTTTCGGCAGTGCGGCACCGGGTCTGAGCCTGCAGAACGATGTTCTGGTCCCGTACTTCCTGCACCTGGCCAACGACGAACAACGCAAGCGCTGGATGCCCGGGATGGCCACCGGCGAGACCATCCTCGCGGTCGCGATGACCGAGCCCGGCGCCGGTAGCGACCTCGCCGGCATCAAGACCTCTGCCAAGCTCGACGGCGACCACTACATCCTCAACGGCAACAAGACCTTCATCTCGGCGGGCATCAACTCCGACCTGGTTGTCGTGGTGTGCCGCACCAATCCTGATCCGGCCGCCGGGCACAAGGCTTTCTCGCTGCTCGTCGTCGAGCGCGACATGGAGGGGTTCGAGCGCGGACGCAAGCTCGACAAGATGGGCCTGAAGGCCGCCGATACCGCCGAACTGCACTTCACCGACGTGCGCGTCCCGCGGGAGAACCTCCTCGGCGAGGAGAACAAGGGCTTCTACCACCTGATGCAGAACCTCCCCTCGGAGCGACTGTCGATCGCCGTCGGCGCCATCGCCGGCGCACGCGCGGTATTTGACGAGACGCTGCAGTACGTCAAGGACCGCAAAGCCTTCGGCAAGCCGATCGGCACCTTCCAGCACAACCGGTTCGTCGTCGCCGAGATGTCCACCGAACTCGACATCGCCGAGCAGTACATCGACCGCTGCCTGCAGGCCGTCGTCGACGGCGAGCTCACCGCGGTCGACGCCTCCAAGGCCAAGTGGTGGTGCACCGAGTTGGCCAAGCGCGTCATCGACCAGTGCGTGCAGCTGCACGGCGGCTACGGCTACATGAACGAATACCGGGTTGCCCGCGCCTACACCGATTCTCGCATCCAGACGATCTTCGGTGGCACCACCGAGATCATGAAGGACATCATCGGCCGGGATCTGGGTCTGTAG
- a CDS encoding TetR/AcrR family transcriptional regulator, translating to MSDTVSTAATGEPDAVTAASGDWRQIEPLHLPVTLVAAKDAFHERGFHGTSIRDIASRAGVSLPTLYYHHDNKQGILVALLEAGMSSVLNRVRAAIADGDTPRQQLSNAIETIVLHMTADLQLASVGRELRYLDTDNPHRQHYVGMRTEMEDLLADVLERGIATGDFQIPGDVREVLRYLLGACQEVTTWYRPEGARSPAQVAASYAATSLRAVGSRPPT from the coding sequence GTGTCTGACACCGTGTCCACCGCGGCGACCGGTGAGCCCGATGCGGTTACGGCCGCATCGGGCGACTGGCGCCAGATCGAACCGCTACACCTGCCGGTCACCCTGGTGGCAGCCAAGGACGCATTCCACGAACGCGGCTTCCACGGCACGTCGATCCGCGACATCGCTTCGCGCGCCGGAGTTTCCCTGCCCACGCTCTACTACCACCACGACAACAAGCAGGGCATCCTGGTGGCGTTGCTCGAGGCCGGCATGTCGTCGGTGCTCAATCGGGTGCGCGCGGCCATCGCCGACGGCGACACACCGCGCCAACAGCTGTCCAACGCGATCGAGACGATCGTGCTGCACATGACCGCCGACCTGCAGTTGGCCAGTGTCGGCAGAGAATTGCGCTATCTCGACACCGACAACCCGCATCGTCAGCACTATGTGGGCATGCGTACCGAGATGGAGGACCTGCTGGCAGATGTCCTGGAGCGCGGCATCGCCACCGGCGATTTCCAGATCCCGGGCGATGTCCGAGAGGTGTTGCGGTATCTGCTCGGCGCCTGCCAAGAGGTCACCACCTGGTACCGCCCCGAGGGCGCACGAAGCCCGGCGCAGGTCGCGGCGTCCTATGCCGCGACGTCGCTGCGGGCGGTGGGATCTCGCCCGCCGACCTGA
- a CDS encoding thiolase family protein gives MPEAVIVDVVRLASGKGKPGGALSETQPVELLAHVLRTLVERNDVDPALVDDVIGGCVGQAGEQALNISRTALLSAGFPESVPATTVDRQCGSSQQAAHFAAQGVIAGAYDVVIAAGVESMSRVPMGFTTVGRSPYGPSIAARYPDGLVGQGISAELISAKWKLERETLDTFAAESHRRATQAAADGFFDREIIPIDVTTTDGEKITHTVDETVRATTTAEGLSGLKPSFYSEEYSKRFPEINWHITPGNSSPLTDGASGALIMSDTMAAKLGLTPRARFHSFSLAGDDPVFMLTAPIPATRKILERSGLTIDDLDAYEVNEAFAPVPLAWANEFGADPAKLNPRGGAIALGHALGSSGTRLLSTLVNHLEATGGRYGLQTMCEGAGMANATIIERV, from the coding sequence ATGCCCGAAGCCGTCATCGTCGACGTCGTCCGCCTTGCCTCCGGCAAGGGCAAGCCGGGCGGCGCGTTGTCCGAAACCCAGCCCGTCGAGCTGCTCGCGCACGTGCTGCGCACCCTGGTCGAGCGCAACGACGTCGACCCCGCCCTTGTCGACGATGTCATCGGCGGCTGCGTCGGCCAGGCCGGCGAGCAGGCACTCAACATCTCCCGCACCGCTCTGCTGTCGGCCGGCTTCCCCGAATCGGTACCCGCCACCACCGTCGACCGCCAGTGCGGCTCCAGTCAGCAGGCCGCGCACTTTGCAGCGCAGGGCGTGATCGCCGGCGCCTATGACGTGGTGATCGCCGCCGGCGTCGAGTCGATGAGCCGCGTGCCGATGGGCTTCACCACCGTGGGTCGCAGCCCGTACGGCCCGAGTATCGCCGCGCGCTACCCCGACGGACTCGTCGGCCAGGGCATCTCGGCCGAGCTGATCTCGGCCAAGTGGAAGCTCGAGCGCGAGACGCTCGACACCTTCGCCGCGGAATCGCACCGCCGGGCCACGCAGGCCGCCGCCGACGGCTTCTTCGATCGGGAGATCATCCCGATCGACGTCACCACCACCGACGGCGAGAAGATCACCCACACCGTCGACGAGACGGTGCGCGCCACGACCACCGCCGAGGGCCTGTCCGGCCTGAAGCCGTCGTTCTATTCCGAGGAGTACTCCAAGCGATTCCCGGAGATCAACTGGCACATCACCCCCGGCAACTCGTCGCCGCTCACCGATGGTGCGTCGGGTGCGCTGATCATGAGTGACACGATGGCCGCCAAGCTCGGTCTCACGCCGCGTGCACGGTTCCACTCGTTCTCACTGGCCGGCGACGACCCGGTGTTCATGCTCACCGCGCCGATTCCGGCCACCCGCAAGATCCTCGAGCGCTCGGGCCTGACCATCGACGACCTCGACGCCTACGAGGTGAACGAGGCCTTCGCGCCGGTGCCGCTGGCCTGGGCCAACGAGTTCGGTGCCGACCCCGCCAAGCTCAACCCGCGCGGCGGCGCGATCGCGCTCGGCCACGCGCTCGGTTCCTCGGGCACCCGCCTGCTGAGCACTCTGGTCAACCATCTCGAGGCGACCGGGGGCCGGTACGGCCTGCAGACCATGTGCGAGGGCGCGGGCATGGCGAATGCCACGATCATCGAGCGTGTCTGA
- a CDS encoding putative quinol monooxygenase, which produces MSPVIVVATISPKPGEEAAVKEAVLTAIPKVHAEPGCHTYALHEATGDSTDLVMIEKWESMEALATHGQAEALAELGKAIGNLLAGPLDVKTFTAVPAGEADQGAI; this is translated from the coding sequence ATGTCGCCAGTGATCGTCGTCGCCACCATCTCACCCAAGCCCGGCGAAGAAGCGGCCGTCAAGGAAGCCGTGCTCACCGCGATCCCGAAGGTGCACGCCGAACCCGGCTGCCACACATACGCGCTGCACGAGGCGACCGGCGATTCGACCGATCTGGTGATGATCGAGAAGTGGGAATCGATGGAGGCACTCGCCACCCACGGACAGGCCGAGGCGCTCGCCGAACTCGGCAAGGCCATCGGCAACCTGCTCGCCGGCCCCCTCGACGTCAAGACCTTCACCGCCGTTCCCGCCGGCGAAGCGGACCAGGGCGCCATCTAG
- a CDS encoding TetR/AcrR family transcriptional regulator codes for MSTDAAASGRRTNRRGRSTREAMLDAAVTALASGEPGAVSANRIAKEIGATWGTVKYQFGDVDGLWAAVLHRTAEHRGELPYRENNTAPLPERVAEIVETLFLGLTSREARAIEHLRAALPRDPAELERLYPQTAAELASWKDKWARACQKAFADLDVDPARVREVAAFIPGAMRGLVSEARLGTYSDLDEAQRGLTNAIVAYLGGT; via the coding sequence ATGAGCACCGACGCCGCAGCCTCGGGCCGGCGCACCAACCGTCGCGGACGCTCGACACGTGAGGCGATGCTCGACGCCGCGGTGACCGCACTGGCCTCCGGGGAACCGGGCGCGGTGTCGGCCAACCGGATCGCCAAGGAGATCGGCGCCACCTGGGGCACCGTGAAGTATCAGTTCGGCGATGTCGACGGGTTGTGGGCGGCGGTATTGCATCGGACGGCCGAGCATCGCGGCGAGCTTCCCTACCGCGAGAACAACACCGCCCCCCTGCCGGAGCGCGTGGCCGAGATCGTCGAAACGCTGTTCCTCGGCCTGACCTCCAGGGAAGCGCGGGCCATCGAACACCTGCGCGCCGCCCTGCCGAGGGACCCGGCCGAACTCGAACGGCTCTATCCGCAGACGGCCGCCGAACTCGCATCGTGGAAGGACAAGTGGGCGCGCGCCTGCCAGAAGGCATTCGCCGACCTCGATGTCGATCCTGCGCGGGTGCGCGAAGTCGCCGCCTTCATTCCGGGGGCGATGAGGGGACTCGTATCGGAGGCGCGGCTGGGCACCTATTCCGACCTCGACGAGGCACAGCGGGGCCTGACCAACGCCATCGTCGCCTACCTCGGCGGGACGTGA
- a CDS encoding Rieske 2Fe-2S domain-containing protein: MARTPLSMEPTGWFQVAWSAEIPVGAVRKMKYFNREMVAWRSASGAVAVFDAYCEHLGAHLGYGGHVAGENIVCPFHGWEWNREGRNVCIPYEKHPNKGRRIRSYPVVERNEAVWIWYDVEGRPPTFDVPDIFGDFDDDRTADDYYPPIAAATLFREGLEIHPQYIMENGVDFAHFTFVHKTPFMPEFTRHDFSGPVSYVDFTIAFDEGATLENATSGVESINAGLGCSVTKSWGMVDNRTMPAVTPVDDHTSDVRFTVWIGRKPGEESGPISDYGKTMADFVIEQFEADIEIWAHQRYSDPPALSRKEYQGFTALRAWATQFYPDGPTTPVGTGDRKAM, encoded by the coding sequence ATGGCCAGAACCCCGCTGTCGATGGAGCCGACCGGGTGGTTTCAGGTCGCATGGTCGGCCGAGATTCCTGTCGGCGCCGTGCGCAAGATGAAGTACTTCAACCGGGAGATGGTGGCGTGGCGCTCGGCGTCGGGGGCGGTGGCCGTGTTCGACGCCTACTGCGAGCATCTCGGTGCGCACCTCGGCTACGGAGGGCATGTGGCGGGAGAGAACATCGTCTGCCCGTTCCACGGCTGGGAGTGGAACCGCGAGGGCCGCAACGTCTGCATCCCGTACGAGAAGCATCCCAACAAGGGGCGTCGCATCCGCAGCTATCCGGTTGTCGAACGCAACGAGGCGGTCTGGATCTGGTACGACGTCGAGGGACGACCGCCGACGTTCGACGTCCCGGACATCTTCGGCGACTTCGACGACGACCGAACGGCTGATGACTACTATCCGCCGATCGCGGCCGCCACGCTCTTTCGTGAGGGCCTCGAGATCCATCCGCAGTACATCATGGAGAACGGCGTCGATTTCGCGCACTTCACGTTCGTGCACAAGACGCCGTTCATGCCGGAGTTCACCCGACACGACTTCAGTGGTCCGGTATCCTATGTCGACTTCACCATCGCTTTCGACGAGGGCGCAACCCTCGAGAATGCCACCAGCGGCGTGGAATCCATCAACGCCGGCCTGGGCTGTTCGGTGACCAAGAGCTGGGGGATGGTCGACAACCGGACGATGCCTGCGGTCACCCCCGTCGACGACCACACCTCCGATGTGCGGTTCACGGTGTGGATCGGACGCAAGCCGGGTGAGGAGTCCGGTCCGATCTCCGACTACGGCAAGACGATGGCCGACTTCGTCATCGAACAGTTCGAGGCCGACATCGAGATCTGGGCGCATCAGCGGTATTCCGACCCGCCCGCTTTGTCGCGCAAGGAGTACCAGGGCTTCACGGCATTGCGCGCCTGGGCCACCCAGTTCTATCCGGACGGTCCGACGACGCCCGTCGGCACCGGTGACCGAAAGGCGATGTGA
- a CDS encoding NAD(P)H-dependent amine dehydrogenase family protein, whose amino-acid sequence MTAPAPRIRVFQVATGNVGTEMIGRIAGHPDLELVGLHCYSPDKIGRDAGEIVGADPIGVIATGTVAEIIAAAPDVLTFHGVFPDEELYVQVLEAGINIVTTADWITGFHRDTNHPHPSGRKTTEVIEEACQAGGATFYGTGMNPGAAQVIAVAQSMDVADIENVTVTESVDVSCHHSAETWQAVGYGRRVDDPTIPDSLRRYTEVFADSVYLMADCFDLDLDEVAFSYELGACTKDVDLGWYFLPAGSLGANYITYQGMVDGVARVETHLEWQMTPFTDPAWDIKGCYITHITGDPSVYSKHMIFPKAGVDLSDPSSFASIGMTVTGLPALNAIASVVAARPGILTSADMPLRGFAGRFRL is encoded by the coding sequence ATGACCGCTCCCGCACCGAGAATCCGCGTGTTCCAGGTGGCCACCGGCAACGTCGGTACCGAGATGATCGGCCGGATCGCCGGCCACCCCGACCTGGAATTGGTGGGCCTGCACTGCTATTCGCCGGACAAGATCGGACGCGATGCCGGTGAGATCGTGGGCGCCGACCCCATCGGCGTCATCGCGACGGGAACCGTGGCGGAGATCATCGCGGCGGCGCCCGACGTGCTGACCTTCCACGGCGTCTTCCCCGACGAGGAGCTGTATGTGCAGGTGCTGGAGGCCGGCATCAACATCGTGACCACCGCGGACTGGATCACCGGCTTCCACCGCGACACCAACCATCCCCACCCGAGTGGGCGCAAGACCACCGAGGTGATCGAGGAGGCCTGTCAGGCAGGCGGTGCCACCTTCTACGGCACCGGTATGAATCCGGGTGCCGCGCAGGTGATCGCGGTGGCGCAATCGATGGATGTCGCCGACATCGAGAATGTCACGGTCACCGAGTCGGTGGACGTGTCGTGTCATCATTCGGCGGAGACCTGGCAGGCGGTCGGCTACGGCCGTCGGGTCGACGATCCGACGATCCCGGACTCGTTGCGTCGCTACACCGAGGTGTTCGCCGACTCGGTGTACCTGATGGCGGACTGTTTCGACCTCGACCTCGACGAGGTCGCCTTCAGCTACGAGCTCGGCGCCTGCACCAAGGATGTCGATCTGGGGTGGTACTTTCTGCCGGCGGGATCGCTGGGAGCCAACTACATCACGTATCAGGGCATGGTCGACGGCGTGGCGCGCGTGGAGACCCACCTCGAATGGCAGATGACGCCCTTCACCGATCCGGCGTGGGACATCAAAGGCTGCTACATCACCCACATCACCGGCGATCCGTCGGTCTACTCCAAGCACATGATCTTCCCGAAAGCCGGTGTGGACCTGTCGGACCCGTCGTCATTCGCATCGATCGGGATGACAGTGACCGGTCTGCCGGCGCTGAACGCCATCGCGTCGGTGGTCGCGGCCCGGCCGGGCATCCTGACAAGTGCGGACATGCCGTTGCGGGGGTTCGCGGGTCGGTTCAGGCTCTGA